A genomic segment from Diospyros lotus cultivar Yz01 chromosome 5, ASM1463336v1, whole genome shotgun sequence encodes:
- the LOC127801572 gene encoding beta-glucosidase 13-like, which yields MKAAQDRQKSYANRRRRDLEFDVGDHVFLRVMPMRGVRRFGVSGVLVEEAASRFQPQGVYSSAMATHLSWFLLGLLVLAAANAEYLVSDKFNRSSFPEGFLFGASSSAYQYEGSPGTRGDTIWEAFVRDFPYKIADRSNANVTDDFLKHYKEDVKLMKDIGMNVFRFSISWARVLPSKFLFNKPSEYRWSDEQYAGVNLEGGGVSGGVNKTRVDFYKSLIDELLANDTHIGIQPFVTLFHFDLPQALEKECEGFLNPNITDDFKDYAEFCFKEFGGKVKHWITFNEPYVYILMGYDLGDMAPGRCSAWRINNCPDGNSSTEPYIVGHNMLIAHAKAAKVYMEEYQESQKGEIGITLAVGWMYPYSKKFADKKAANRALDFMYGWFIHPLVYGDYPRIMKDHVRDRLPKFNDSEATLLIGSYDFIALNYYSSNYAVHVPRHHKPAHLSFSTDDLAILTSEKDGKPIGKPLGNTYKVPEGLKKILNYTKNHYKSPRMYITENGLGDSNEIIEEDTNNPEKTCIKDPERIEYYRAHLSALKEAIDDGVDVKGFMAWSLLDTWEWSSGFTLRYGLIYVDYQNEVKRCLKKSAAWYKKFLLH from the exons atgaaggcagctcaggatCGTCAAAAGAGTTATGCGAACAGACGACGccgagatttggagtttgatgtgggtgatcatgtttttcTCCGAGTcatgccgatgaggggtgttcgacgtTTTGGAGTATCTG GTGTGCTGGTGGAAGAAGCAGCTTCAAGGTTCCAACCACAGGGAGTATACTCATCTGCAATGGCAACCCACCTGAGCTGGTTTCTGCTTGGCCTCCTCGTCCTGGCTGCGGCCAACGCCGAGTATCTCGTCTCCGACAAGTTCAACCGCTCCAGCTTTCCCGAAGGGTTTCTGTTCGGAGCATCATCGTCTGCTTATCAA TACGAGGGCTCACCAGGCACGCGAGGCGACACCATATGGGAAGCTTTTGTTCGCGACTTTCCAT ATAAAATAGCGGATCGTAGCAATGCGAATGTGACTGACGACTTCCTTAAACACTACAAG GAGGATGTGAAACTAATGAAAGACATTGGGATGAATGTTTTCAGATTTTCCATTTCTTGGGCGAGAGTATTACCCAGTAAGTTTCTTTTTAATAAGCCCTCGGAGTATAGGTGGTCGGATGAACAATATGCTGGTGTCAATCTGGAAG GTGGTGGGGTAAGTGGAGGAGTGAACAAAACAAGAGTTGACTTCTATAAGAGTCTCATCGATGAGCTTCTTGCAAATG ATACGCATATAGGTATTCAACCTTTTGTCACACTTTTTCATTTTGACCTTCCGCAAGCCTTAGAAAAAGAATGTGAAGGCTTTTTGAACCCCAACATTAC GGATGACTTCAAGGACTATGCAGAATTTTGTTTCAAGGAATTTGGTGGTAAGGTCAAGCATTGGATAACCTTTAACGAGCCATATGTTTACATTTTGATGGGTTATGACTTGGGCGACATGGCACCGGGACGATGTTCTGCATGGAGAATTAACAATTGCCCAGATGGGAATTCTTCAACAGAACCTTACATAGTTGGTCATAATATGCTTATTGCTCATGCAAAAGCAGCCAAAGTGTACATGGAGGAATACCAA GAGTCCCAAAAAGGAGAAATAGGAATAACTTTGGCTGTCGGTTGGATGTATCCTTACTCTAAAAAGTTCGCAGACAAAAAAGCAGCCAATCGTGCACTTGACTTTATGTATGGATG GTTTATTCATCCATTGGTTTACGGCGACTATCCGCGAATCATGAAAGATCATGTGCGAGATAGGTTACCAAAATTCAATGATTCAGAAGCTACGCTGTTGATAGGGTCTTACGACTTCATTGCCCTAAACTATTATAGCTCAAACTATGCGGTTCATGTGCCCCGTCATCATAAACCTGCCCATCTTAGCTTTTCAACTGATGATTTGGCTATTTTGACAA GTGAGAAAGATGGAAAGCCTATTGGTAAACCG CTTGGAAACACGTATAAGGTACCAGAAggacttaaaaaaatattgaattataCTAAAAACCATTACAAAAGTCCGAGAATGTACATTACAGAAAAtg GATTAGGTGATAGTAACGAAATAATTGAAGAAGATACCAATAATCCAGAAAAGACCTGTATCAAGGATCCAGAAAGGATAGAGTACTACCGTGCCCATCTTTCGGCTCTCAAGGAGGCTATTGA TGATGGTGTTGATGTGAAGGGTTTCATGGCTTGGTCTCTTCTTGACACTTGGGAATGGAGTTCTGGTTTCACTCTCAGATATGGTCTCATTTATGTAGATTATCAAAATGAAGTTAAAAGATGCCTGAAAAAGTCTGCAGCTTGGTACAAGAAATTCCTACTTCATTAA